Part of the Toxotes jaculatrix isolate fToxJac2 chromosome 8, fToxJac2.pri, whole genome shotgun sequence genome is shown below.
CATCtcagtgctgtgttgttttgtcagGAGTTCAGCTCTGCCAGTCTTCACTGCTTGTCTGTGAAAATCCAGACAAACTTGATAAAGACAAACTTGGGCAAACTCCTGCACTCCTTAAAAGTTAATCTAAACCAAGTGTCCGGTGAGATGTTAAGGCGAGGTCTTATCTGCCAAGGTCAGACACCTTGCTCAGAGGGAAGAGGCATAAGTGGTGGGTGAGACTCAGCTGGTGTGGTGGGGAATTGAACTGTCAACCTTCCTGTCACCAGCTGCTTGCTCCAGCTGTGATTGTAGTGAGCCACAAAGTTGCTGTCCTTGACTCTGTAGCTGTAGATAACTGGGCTGCTGATGAACATACGGGTAAGAATCATCTTCTCTCACTGTACTTACATCACAACATGAGATTACGACCACTGCACGCTGGTATAGAAAGCATTTACTTCATTAGCGATCCAATGTTTTCTGGTATTAAACCAGGGGGTTGTATCATGAAGGAGGTTTAACTTAAGCTCTGGGGTTTCCTGTCCAGCTATAATAAAAGCAAGGGTATAAATAAGCCTTGCTTATTCTGCCTTTTTAATTACGATTGGCTTCTTCAACATGTTCAGGAGTCAGTACATGAAGAATTgggattttctgtttatttaccGCTGTGACactttggttctttttttttgtttacagctcCTGATGATCCCACTGATCATGTCAGTGTTGTACGTCTGGGCTCAGTTCAACAAAGACATGATTGTGTCCTTCTGGTTCGGAACACGATTCAAGGTACCTTGTGTTTTATCACCAACACTTGTTACGTCTTATGAAAGGTAGCTGATATTTCATAGAAATAACAGAACACATCAAATAGCATCTTTTTATACTATCGTATCATCACGTAATATTTGCTTCCTGAAGACTTTCCTTATTGCTCAACATGCAGATACAGTCATATTAATGATATacttcatgttttctgttgctctgtCCTAGGCACATTATCTACCGTGGGTCATCCTGGCCTTCAACTTCATCATTGGAGGCTCGTAAGTAACAGTTTCTAATTAGTTAAATCAAAGTGAAAGTTTAATAGGAATGGATTTTTAACACACTGTACTACACATGTAAAGTCAATATCTTGAAATGAATAAGGTAGAGAATAATCTGAATAGCAGTTTTAGCTTTGAGAATGAGGATTAATCTTCATCTCTTTGTTGTTACTCTGCAGTTTTGTGAATGAACTGACAGGAAACCTGGTGGGTCACCTCTACTTCTTCCTCATGTTCAAATACCCAATGGACTTGGGTGGACGCTCCTTCCTCTCCACACCAGAGTTTTTGTAAGTTTGCCTTTCCTGCCTGGGAAttggattttttgtttttttgccttcttTCCTCTTAGATTTGGGGACATCAAGGATAAGCTATAAAAAGTATCTTcctcttacaaatgaaaaggTTGAATTCATAAGGAATTAAGGGCACCCTCTCTTATTAACTTAACTTACTCAggggttttgctgctacagccttACTTGGTCTGATATGACCTGTAACTTATTGTGGCTAATTCTAGctattgtttgaaaatgttacCTAGATTTTGATGCGTTACTGAGCCAGTCTGCTCACTTTGACTACCTCTTTTACTGTTACATATACCACAGTGATCAGACAGGGTTCAAACATGTTTATAACTTGCCTGTGTCACCAAACCACTTATTTGGCAGCTGAAAAACCAAGGTGAAAGTCAAAATTAGTATCAAAATGATATTTTGtttagtgttttctttttttttttcttttttttttttaaagataacaTTTTCATCTCATTCCTGTGCatgtccctctccctctctctctctctccaggtaTCGGTATTTCCCTAATCGGAGAGGAGGGGTGTCAGGCTTTGGAGTCCCTCCCAGCAGGAGACCAGCTGCCCAGGAGCAGGCAGGAGCAGGCGGGGGAGGACGCCACAATTGGGGTCAAGGCTTCCGCTTGGGGGGTGAATGAGAGGAGGCAAGAGGAGATAGCTACACCCTCCTCCTTAGGTCCCAATAAGAAATGGCCGTGCAGCTGATGATTCAGGTTAAGACGCTTGCCTCTTCACATTCTTCTCTGTTTGAAGGAATGAAAACCTTAACCATAATTAATTCAActtcttgtttagttttaaaGGATATAACATGATGAAATTTGAGGAAGCACGCGTTTTAATCAAGAAAGCAGCGCACAGCAGGACTCAGGCTCTGGCTATAGGCTCAGTTCACCAAGCAAAGCCAGCTCTGCTATTACTACTACTGCGGATGTGTCCATGTGGAGCAGATAgaagaaaatatgaataaataaaaaaaaaacatttcttctttattttttaaaagtgatgATTCTTGATCTCCCCTCTACTACTTCCTTTCTGCCCTCGTCTTTTCACCCCTCCTCCGCCTTTTCTCCACACCCTGCCATTGGACTGTCAAGACAAGagatgctgcagctgcacacCAGCGTGCTGTTGATTTTGATTCTTGTgttcctgtcctctctgtctctctgtgttgccaTATCAGATTACATTGTAATTACCAACGCACTGGGAGTGTGCTCTCAGCCATCCCTTCACAGAACATGCGCAAAGCTATTTAGAGAGCACTGTTTCCAGGTCTGAATTTACATGggtgtaaaatgtttttaagcCCCTGTGGCACAGGCCTGATCTATTCTCTGTGATCTGAACCAAACTGCGGTGAAAATgggattttgcttttttttttttttttttttgtaaatataacaGTTGTTTATTGAAAGAACTAGTGAGTCTAAGTGTATGTTTATCTTAATATTCATTTTTCCAACACTTGAATAAAACCTTTCTCAAGAGTCAGGGGAGCTCAGCTAAACACGTGCCAGTATGGTACAACTGGGGCTGATGCGGTTTATTTTTATGACTAATTAATCTTCCACTTACTTTTGTGATTCTTGTTCtatacatttcagaaaacagtgaagaatgctttgcttttttttgtccgacaaCAGCCCAAAATCCCAAGATATTTGTTTCACTATaatagaaaacaaagaaaagctgcaaatcagAACAATTTAGAAGTCTGGAAGTCAGCTTGAACAATAATTAATTATCAAACTatgtgctgattattttttcaggTTTGTTTAGAATACATAGCTTTAGTCTCCAGTTTGTTGGCACTTCATAGGGGTTTTTTGTGTGCAAATGTCTTATTCTCAGTTTTGGCTGAATTTTTTAATTGCATGCGAACGTGCACATAAAAGTCTGAGATAATAAGACAACTGGAAGTTGTGTCACTAAAATTAACTCTTAACTCACATCAAatccaaactaaaaaaaaaactacctggACCTCTTTCAAGGAACATTGCCTTAAAATGGATCAAGATTCATGGTAATTACTTAGGACTAATTTTTGAACCTTACACTTTTATTTGTCATAAGACAATATTTATGCCTCAAAACAAAGTTAGTATTGGATATGCGACCTACAATAACTTCTGTAACCAGTGGGTTGATGTTAGGAAggtttttgtttaatatttgttCCACTGCCACTTAATCTGCAAATAACAGACTAAAAGGTGCACAATGACCTCAAACACctacagtgttttgtgttgcacaaacacatttcccatGGTTGAAATTAAGTCATTGACAAACTGCGAGATGGAAAAATTGGAGCTGCTTAAGCGTATTTGATTAAATAATGGGCTCTAAGAAATGCTTCACTTCAAAGATGCAAAAACACCCTGTCAACTTCAGCCAAACCCAGTGGTTACATGACAAGCCAGAGTACCATTTAGAAATGGTGTTTCAGTATTTTAAGGCTGGCTGTATACTTAACTCTTCACTGGGCCTTTGTTACATCTGTTTCCACTTGTTTTGTGCAAAATAATTTTGTCCTGAAGTAAGCCAGCAGTCTTAGTCTTCCTGTAGCTCCAAACCCtggtttgtgtttataattTTGATGCAAACCATTTAACACTGGAAGACCGAGAGGGGGTTTTTACAGTCAGTTGTGTGTTTATTGAGTTACAGCAGACTTaaagtagaaaatgaaaatgcaagcGGTATTCCGTACTAGCCAACCAAATGTACAGTATCCCAGATACTTGTGAAcctaaaagcagcagcagcagcagcagcagcagcagcagcagcagcaacagacaTTCAGCCAACAAACAGCCATACACCTGCTGTTCAAACCAGGGTTATTAATGACAACCGAACTTAACTTTTCTCACTTGCACAAATATTGCAAGGACTTGCAATGTGACCCATAAATCACAGAAATCCCTTTAAACCATTTCTGAAAATGgtgatttttaaatgaaaattattgAAGCACATGCAAACAGTTGATGACAGCTTTGACTGCTGTGATATTTGCTGACAATTCcaaataaaagcacagttttGATCATTTATCTCTAACACAGATTCATGAGCTCCCATTCTGGTTGCCGTCAGCTGGCTGAACAGGAATCAACTGAACCCAGTCCTGCTTGGAATAGATGGACCTACCCAAAGCCAGAAAGCCTAGAGAGAAGACAAGAGGCGTGTTTACAGATCAGAGCCAAGACAAAATGGGTTTCTGAAATGGTTCAAATAAAGGAGCCTTGACTATTTTATCATGCGTaaaacacttgtttttcttGGCGAGTTCTGTCAagaatattttaacttttttaaaacaaagatccGATAAGTTGAAATCATCATCACAAGCCTGTACTCGACCCAGTTCTGAGGCAGACGGGAAATGTCAGACGAGAGGGCTGAAAAGGCAGCATGGTGCGATCGGGCAGACACTCCACTCTCTGTGTGAAtaatcatttctgtttcagaaGAGGAACATTATGATCCAGCTGACTAGAGAAGATACAATAAGTTAGGACGTACagtgcattcattcattttccctAATGCTCTTAGTCTTGGTCTGCCTGTGCGGCTGTTTGTGTTCGTTCTCTGGCCTCTCAGCAATGAGACTGTAGCTGTGTTCAGATTGCACAAAACACTGTTATTCCTCCTAACTGCCCCTCTGGCACTTCTGAGTGATTTCCACCTTCACCAGCGTTACACTACAAGGGTGAGTCAAGGTGACGCtgcaggagagaaaggaaaagttACAGTTTGAGATGAAGTGGCCTATCATGAGAATATCTACCACTACAGCAGGGATATATGCAAGTGCCATCGAAGACTGCTCATAACGAGTAGTGCGCAAGtatgattttcaaaaaaataGGACTGATTTTCAGCGAAAAAAACAGACTATTATACACTTTGATcttagaacaacaacaaaaaaaaaacattacaggaTTTGGGGCACcagtcagacttttttttttttttaaaatgtaacaaAACTCGCCCTCCCAGTAAAACTGTACAAACTTCTTTTgtaatacagaaaaatatttacaagggtgcttctgtttaaaaaaaaaaaaaagaaaaagaaaaaaaaaagtgtagtaGTAGTAAGAACAATGCATCAAGTCCAGCTTTGGCACTCCTCTTAATGTCAGCATCTGCACCTCACATCAGTGCTTTAACAGTGGAACTCCAAAGTCCCCGGCGCTTTGTGATAACATCACAGGCAGACTGGTTCCACATTTGGTCGTGTTGAGTCGTTGCACGGTGGTCGGTGACTCAGGGTCAATGATTTTACTCTACCTAGAACATAATGAGACATCAGACGGAGGGAAACGGGGACAGAAATTAACACTTATTAAAATGACTGTTCTCCTTCCTGTGTTCAAAGGAAatgcatttcattattttttgtaATCTCTGTGAAGGAGGTAATGTCTTCacccatgtctgtttgttggtttgtgtatttatttgtcagcaggattaagTACTGGACCAATTATGGGCCAGGGAAGAACCAACTTTGGTGCAGATCCAGGAATTTCCTCAGCATTGTGAggattttttgacattttgcatcAGTTTCCCTGGAAATAATGTGTAAATCTTAGTGTG
Proteins encoded:
- the derl1 gene encoding derlin-1; its protein translation is MSDIGDWFRSIPFITRSWFAASIAIPFIGKLGLVDFKHLVLVPELVFNRFHLWRPVTATLYFPITPNTGFLYLVNLYFLYHYSSRLESGAFDGRPADYIFMLFFNWICIVITGLLMNIRLLMIPLIMSVLYVWAQFNKDMIVSFWFGTRFKAHYLPWVILAFNFIIGGSFVNELTGNLVGHLYFFLMFKYPMDLGGRSFLSTPEFLYRYFPNRRGGVSGFGVPPSRRPAAQEQAGAGGGGRHNWGQGFRLGGE